In Paenarthrobacter sp. GOM3, a single window of DNA contains:
- a CDS encoding FMN-binding protein has protein sequence MTTPLRKSLYVGFAGLSIIGTAAACAPKAESPSVETPATQNGGQVSTTAPSSQAAAAGGQSSYKDGTYSADGTYTSPNGQETVGVELTLAADKVTAVNITTHPSNPNTKKFQGEFASGIAGQIVGKDIDELNVSKVAGSSLTSGGFNEAVEQIKSQAK, from the coding sequence ATGACTACGCCACTCCGGAAGAGCCTCTACGTTGGATTTGCCGGCCTCTCCATCATCGGTACGGCCGCGGCCTGCGCCCCCAAAGCCGAGTCACCGTCCGTGGAGACTCCCGCTACCCAGAACGGCGGCCAGGTCTCAACCACCGCTCCGTCGTCACAGGCTGCCGCAGCCGGCGGGCAGTCCAGCTACAAGGACGGCACCTATAGCGCGGATGGAACCTATACCTCCCCGAACGGCCAGGAAACGGTTGGCGTAGAGCTGACGCTGGCTGCGGACAAGGTCACTGCGGTCAACATCACAACGCATCCCTCAAATCCGAACACCAAGAAGTTCCAAGGCGAATTTGCCAGTGGCATCGCGGGCCAGATTGTCGGCAAGGACATCGATGAACTGAACGTCTCCAAGGTGGCTGGTTCGTCCCTGACCTCCGGCGGCTTCAACGAAGCCGTGGAACAGATCAAGTCCCAGGCCAAGTAG
- the rho gene encoding transcription termination factor Rho yields the protein MTETTELSSAVDTTSSAAESSTAATTKSSGLAGLKLAQLQALASQLGISGGSRMRKGDLVTAISAHRAGTSTTKAPAKATATAKGNASVAKEAPAAEVKASDNGASAQSVEAPAQEAPRARGRGRSRRATSDGVVAAAEAAAAPAEPVAAPVAEAPASTEAPEAGTERRQPRTRNRRRGEAAAAPAEVSEAPAAEQRTEQREQRADRTEQRADRTEQREQRADRTEQREQRADRTEQREQRADRTEQREQADSGDRRDNTRGRRDDNNDGEDTGNRRNRRNRRDRNDQNDRSDRRGQDSRDGNTRSDRFRDRNERRRGRAQGPDVDDVEVTEDDVLLPVAGILDVLENYAFIRTSGYLPGANDVYVSLAQVKKYNLRKGDAVVGAIRAPRDGEDRSQQSARQKFNALVRVTSVNGKTPEELKDRVEFAKLVPLYPSERLRLETDPKKIGPRVIDLVAPIGKGQRGLIVSPPKAGKTLILQSIANAITTNNPEVHLMMVLVDERPEEVTDMQRTVKGEVIASTFDRPADDHTTVAELSIERAKRLVEMGMDVVVLLDSMTRLGRAYNLAAPASGRILSGGVDSAALYPPKRFFGAARNIENGGSLTILATALVETGSKMDEVIFEEFKGTGNMELRLSRQLADKRIFPAVDVNASGTRREENLLSPEEVKIMWKLRRVLSGLEQQQSLELLTNKIRETQSNVEFLMQVQKTTLGAKSDNDK from the coding sequence GTGACAGAAACCACTGAGCTGTCTTCAGCTGTGGACACAACATCTTCTGCTGCCGAGTCGTCAACGGCAGCAACCACCAAGAGCAGCGGGCTTGCGGGCCTTAAGCTCGCCCAGCTTCAGGCTCTCGCGAGCCAGTTGGGCATTTCCGGGGGATCCCGCATGCGCAAGGGAGACTTGGTCACGGCCATTTCCGCCCACCGCGCAGGCACTTCCACTACTAAGGCCCCCGCCAAGGCAACGGCCACGGCAAAGGGTAACGCCTCCGTAGCCAAGGAAGCTCCGGCAGCGGAGGTCAAGGCCTCTGACAACGGCGCCTCTGCGCAGTCGGTTGAAGCCCCGGCCCAGGAAGCCCCCCGTGCCCGTGGACGTGGCCGAAGCCGCCGCGCCACCAGCGACGGCGTAGTAGCGGCTGCTGAAGCCGCTGCGGCTCCGGCCGAGCCCGTAGCTGCACCGGTTGCTGAGGCACCTGCATCCACCGAAGCCCCGGAGGCAGGCACCGAGCGTCGCCAGCCACGCACCCGTAACCGCCGCCGCGGCGAAGCAGCCGCAGCCCCCGCTGAGGTATCAGAGGCTCCGGCCGCTGAGCAGCGCACCGAGCAGCGTGAGCAGCGTGCTGACCGCACGGAGCAGCGTGCCGACCGCACGGAACAGCGTGAGCAGCGTGCCGACCGCACGGAACAGCGTGAGCAGCGTGCTGACCGCACGGAACAGCGTGAGCAGCGTGCTGACCGCACCGAGCAGCGTGAGCAGGCCGATTCCGGCGACCGCCGCGACAACACCCGTGGCCGCCGCGATGACAACAACGACGGCGAAGACACCGGCAACCGCCGCAACCGCCGCAACCGTCGTGACCGCAACGACCAGAACGACCGCAGCGACCGCCGAGGTCAGGACAGCCGTGACGGGAACACCCGCAGCGACCGTTTCCGCGACCGCAACGAACGCCGCCGTGGCCGCGCGCAGGGACCGGATGTTGACGACGTCGAGGTCACCGAAGACGACGTCCTGCTTCCCGTGGCAGGCATCCTGGACGTCCTGGAGAACTACGCGTTCATCCGCACGTCCGGTTACCTCCCCGGCGCCAACGACGTCTACGTTTCGCTTGCACAGGTCAAGAAGTACAACCTCCGCAAGGGCGACGCCGTCGTCGGTGCCATCCGCGCACCGCGTGATGGCGAAGACCGCAGCCAGCAGTCGGCCCGCCAGAAGTTCAACGCCCTGGTCCGCGTCACTTCCGTCAACGGCAAGACGCCGGAAGAGCTCAAGGACCGCGTCGAGTTCGCCAAGCTCGTGCCGTTGTACCCGTCCGAGCGCTTGCGCCTCGAAACCGACCCCAAAAAGATCGGTCCGCGTGTCATCGACCTCGTGGCTCCCATCGGCAAGGGCCAGCGTGGCCTGATCGTCTCCCCGCCGAAGGCCGGTAAGACGCTCATCCTGCAGTCCATCGCGAACGCAATCACCACCAACAACCCTGAGGTCCACCTCATGATGGTGCTGGTTGACGAACGTCCCGAAGAAGTCACGGACATGCAGCGCACCGTCAAGGGCGAGGTTATTGCCTCCACCTTCGACCGTCCCGCAGATGACCACACCACGGTTGCCGAGCTCTCCATCGAACGCGCCAAGCGCCTCGTGGAAATGGGCATGGACGTGGTAGTCCTCCTGGACTCCATGACCCGCCTGGGCCGCGCCTACAACCTGGCAGCACCGGCTTCCGGCCGTATCCTGTCCGGTGGCGTGGACTCCGCTGCCCTGTACCCGCCCAAGCGCTTCTTCGGTGCTGCCCGCAATATCGAAAACGGCGGCTCGCTCACCATCCTGGCAACGGCTCTTGTCGAAACCGGTTCCAAGATGGACGAAGTCATCTTCGAAGAGTTCAAGGGCACCGGCAACATGGAGCTCCGCCTGTCCCGCCAGCTGGCAGACAAGCGCATCTTCCCGGCCGTGGACGTCAACGCGTCCGGCACGCGCCGCGAAGAGAACCTGCTCTCGCCTGAAGAAGTCAAGATCATGTGGAAGCTCCGCCGCGTCCTGTCCGGACTGGAGCAGCAGCAGAGCCTTGAGCTGCTGACCAACAAGATCCGGGAAACACAGAGCAACGTCGAGTTCCTCATGCAGGTACAGAAGACGACGCTTGGAGCGAAGTCGGACAACGACAAATAG
- the thrC gene encoding threonine synthase, with translation MAHQWRGVIREYADRLPVTEATKVITLGEGGTPLVHAQKLSELTGSEVYLKVEGMNPTGSFKDRGMTMAMTAAVEAGAKAVVCASTGNTSASAAAYATAAGLKCAVLVPEGKISMGKLSQAIAHGATLLQVDGNFDNCLDIARKLGEAYPVFLVNSVNPARIQGQKTGAFEVVDSLGDAPDIHVLPVGNAGNISAYWKGYKEYSAPFETANGTLPAVSTKTPIMWGFQAAGAAPFVAGHPITEPDTIATAIRIGNPASWDTAVAARDESGGLIEAVTDEEILAAHRWLSAKEGVFVEPGSAAGVAGLIKKHAAGEVPSGKTIVITVTGHGLKDPQWALRTEDGSDVQPVKVPNDVVTVAAELGLEEN, from the coding sequence GTGGCTCACCAATGGCGCGGAGTAATCCGCGAATACGCTGATCGTTTGCCCGTAACGGAAGCCACCAAGGTCATCACCCTCGGCGAGGGCGGTACTCCGCTCGTTCACGCGCAGAAGCTCTCCGAGCTCACCGGCTCGGAGGTGTACCTCAAGGTGGAGGGCATGAACCCCACGGGTTCCTTCAAGGACCGTGGCATGACCATGGCCATGACCGCGGCCGTGGAAGCCGGTGCAAAAGCCGTTGTCTGTGCCTCTACTGGCAACACCTCCGCTTCGGCGGCGGCCTACGCAACCGCCGCAGGGCTCAAATGCGCAGTGCTGGTCCCCGAAGGCAAGATCTCCATGGGCAAGCTGAGCCAGGCCATCGCGCATGGCGCCACCTTGCTCCAGGTGGATGGCAACTTTGACAACTGCCTGGACATCGCCCGCAAGCTCGGCGAGGCCTACCCGGTCTTCCTGGTGAACTCCGTCAATCCGGCGCGTATCCAGGGCCAGAAGACCGGTGCCTTCGAAGTGGTTGACTCGCTGGGCGACGCCCCCGACATCCATGTGCTTCCCGTCGGCAACGCCGGCAACATCAGCGCCTACTGGAAGGGCTACAAGGAATACTCCGCGCCCTTCGAGACCGCCAACGGAACGCTTCCCGCCGTCTCCACCAAAACCCCCATCATGTGGGGCTTCCAGGCTGCAGGTGCCGCGCCCTTCGTAGCAGGGCACCCCATCACCGAGCCCGACACCATCGCCACTGCCATCCGCATCGGCAACCCGGCGTCGTGGGACACCGCTGTAGCGGCCCGCGACGAATCCGGCGGACTGATCGAGGCCGTCACCGATGAGGAGATCCTGGCGGCACACCGTTGGTTGTCCGCCAAGGAAGGTGTCTTCGTCGAGCCCGGCTCCGCAGCCGGCGTTGCTGGCCTGATCAAGAAGCACGCGGCGGGCGAGGTTCCTTCGGGCAAGACCATCGTCATCACCGTCACAGGTCATGGCCTCAAGGATCCGCAGTGGGCCCTTCGCACCGAAGACGGCAGCGATGTCCAGCCCGTCAAGGTGCCGAACGACGTCGTCACCGTTGCCGCAGAACTGGGACTGGAAGAAAACTAA
- a CDS encoding homoserine dehydrogenase, which yields MSEVQTLKVALLGCGNVGAQVARILIDDAEALAARSGARLELSGIAVRTIDAPRDVELPRELFTTDADTLVKDADLVIELMGGIEPARSLILTAIQNGACVVTGNKALLAQDGPTLYEEADKAGVQLSYEAAVAGAIPILRPIRDSLSGDRITRVLGIVNGTTNFILDQMDTTGAQFADALAEAQRLGYAEADPTADVEGHDAAAKAAILASLSFHTRFSLDDVYCEGITKVSAADIASAKEAGFVIKLLAIAEKIESSDNGSGISVRVHPTLLPREHPLAAVRGAFNAVFIEAENAGELMFYGQGAGGTPTASAVLGDLVSAARRLVLGGPGRTETTTGHVPALPIDASNTSYYIGLDVADQAGVLARIAHIFAEHGVSIETMRQTIHRDAASKVESAELKIVTHRASEAALAATVEAVKGLDVINSVTSVLRVEGV from the coding sequence ATGTCTGAAGTGCAAACCTTGAAGGTGGCCCTGCTGGGCTGTGGCAACGTTGGGGCCCAGGTTGCGCGGATTCTGATTGACGACGCCGAAGCCTTGGCCGCCCGCAGCGGAGCCCGACTGGAACTTTCGGGCATTGCCGTGCGCACCATCGATGCACCGCGCGACGTTGAGCTGCCCCGTGAACTGTTCACCACTGATGCCGACACCCTGGTCAAGGATGCGGACCTCGTCATCGAACTGATGGGCGGCATTGAGCCTGCCCGTTCTTTGATCCTGACGGCCATCCAGAACGGTGCCTGCGTGGTTACCGGCAATAAGGCGTTGCTCGCCCAGGACGGCCCCACCCTCTACGAAGAGGCTGACAAGGCAGGCGTCCAGCTCTCCTACGAAGCGGCCGTGGCCGGCGCGATTCCCATCCTGCGCCCCATCCGTGACAGCCTGTCGGGCGACCGCATCACCCGGGTGCTGGGCATCGTCAATGGCACCACCAACTTCATCCTCGACCAGATGGACACCACCGGCGCACAGTTCGCTGACGCCCTGGCTGAAGCCCAGCGGCTTGGGTACGCAGAAGCGGACCCTACTGCCGACGTCGAAGGTCACGATGCCGCCGCCAAGGCAGCCATCCTGGCGTCCCTGTCCTTCCACACGCGCTTCTCCTTGGACGATGTCTACTGCGAAGGCATCACCAAGGTCAGTGCTGCGGACATCGCCTCGGCCAAAGAGGCGGGCTTTGTCATCAAGTTGCTCGCCATTGCCGAAAAGATTGAGTCTTCGGATAACGGCAGCGGTATTTCGGTGCGGGTACACCCCACCCTCCTGCCCCGTGAGCACCCGCTGGCCGCCGTTCGCGGAGCCTTCAACGCGGTGTTCATTGAGGCCGAAAACGCCGGCGAACTGATGTTCTACGGCCAGGGCGCCGGGGGTACCCCCACCGCCTCCGCCGTACTGGGCGATCTCGTCTCCGCAGCCCGTCGCCTCGTACTGGGTGGCCCGGGCCGAACGGAAACCACCACGGGGCATGTCCCTGCGCTGCCTATCGATGCCTCGAACACGAGTTACTACATTGGCCTCGATGTCGCCGACCAGGCGGGCGTCCTGGCCCGCATTGCGCACATCTTTGCCGAGCACGGCGTGTCCATCGAGACCATGCGCCAGACAATCCACCGCGACGCGGCCTCCAAGGTCGAGTCGGCGGAGCTGAAAATCGTGACGCACCGTGCATCCGAAGCTGCACTCGCAGCAACCGTCGAGGCCGTAAAGGGCCTTGACGTCATCAATTCTGTGACATCCGTACTGCGGGTAGAAGGGGTCTAA
- a CDS encoding FAD:protein FMN transferase: MPHPGWSLFGFEGIGTQWEISTPDALAAGVRNQLLDTVSAYDEVWSRFRPDSLVSSLSRSPGRITLPDYARGLHRVYSALYRLSDGRMTPLIGSSLERLGYDAGYTLATSGSPQAPPRWEGTLEWTGRELMVTKPVVLDVGAAGKGQLVDLLGDVLQASGHTDFLVDGSGDMLHAGTHPVIVALEHPYNPKQAIGTVELANSALCASASNRRAWGDGLHHVLDGATGRPIETTVATWTMAASALEADALATALFMMDPGPLEDEFEFSWLKVSSAGAATYSAVFEGRLFS, encoded by the coding sequence ATGCCGCACCCAGGCTGGAGCCTTTTCGGCTTCGAGGGGATAGGTACCCAGTGGGAAATTTCGACGCCGGACGCCCTGGCCGCCGGGGTCCGGAACCAATTGCTTGACACAGTTTCCGCTTACGACGAAGTGTGGTCCCGGTTCCGGCCGGACTCGCTGGTGTCCAGCCTGTCCCGCAGCCCTGGGCGCATCACGCTTCCTGATTACGCACGTGGCTTGCACAGGGTCTATTCGGCCCTGTACCGGCTCAGTGATGGAAGGATGACCCCGCTCATCGGGAGCAGCCTTGAGCGGCTCGGCTACGACGCCGGTTACACCTTGGCAACCTCGGGCAGCCCGCAGGCCCCACCCCGGTGGGAAGGCACCCTGGAGTGGACAGGCCGGGAACTCATGGTCACCAAACCAGTGGTCCTCGACGTCGGCGCCGCGGGGAAGGGCCAGTTGGTGGATCTCCTGGGGGACGTCCTGCAGGCTTCCGGCCATACCGATTTCCTTGTGGACGGCAGCGGCGACATGCTGCATGCCGGTACGCATCCGGTCATCGTTGCGTTGGAGCATCCCTATAACCCGAAGCAGGCCATTGGCACCGTGGAACTGGCCAACTCCGCGTTGTGCGCCTCGGCATCCAACAGACGCGCCTGGGGTGATGGGCTGCATCATGTATTGGATGGCGCCACTGGCAGGCCCATCGAGACCACTGTTGCGACGTGGACCATGGCTGCGAGCGCCTTGGAGGCGGATGCGCTGGCCACGGCATTGTTCATGATGGATCCGGGGCCTTTGGAGGACGAGTTTGAGTTCTCGTGGCTCAAGGTGTCATCGGCGGGTGCTGCCACGTATTCGGCGGTATTTGAGGGGAGACTGTTTTCATGA
- the argS gene encoding arginine--tRNA ligase, with amino-acid sequence MTPEELSAAISACLKDAVSAGEIALTETSVPDAVRVERPKNRDHGDWATNIALQLSKQAGMNPREFATILSNRLQAIPGVTGVDIAGPGFLNITVDAAAAGALAKAIVEAGTSYGTNQALAGRVVNMEFVSANPTGPLHIGHTRWAALGDSIARVLRASGADVTAEYYINDAGSQMNVFANSVLSRLHGRGVPEGGYPGEYIRELGDEVLKAHPDVRELTDEAALPVIRAAAYEAQMADIKTTLAGFGVEFDVFFSEKELHDAGAIESAVARLREQGHVFDDGGAVWLRTTDFGDDKDRVMIRANGEPTYFAADAAYYLSKKDRGFTEKIYLLGADHHGYINRLKAIAACAGDDPEVNIEVLIGQLVSVNGAKLSKRAGNIIELKDLISWLGKDAVRYSLARFPADSPLTLDPELLKKHSNENPVFYVQYAHARSRGTARNAEEAGVDRSVFDASLLDHATENELLSYLGSYPSIVAKAAELREPHRVARHLEVIAGAYHRWYDACRVSPQGDEPVQDVNRTRLWLNDATSQVLANGLELLGVSAPERM; translated from the coding sequence GTGACTCCCGAAGAACTCTCTGCTGCCATATCCGCCTGCCTCAAGGACGCCGTCTCCGCCGGTGAAATCGCGTTGACGGAAACGTCCGTGCCAGACGCCGTGCGGGTGGAGCGACCCAAGAACCGGGACCACGGAGACTGGGCCACCAATATTGCGTTGCAGTTGTCCAAGCAGGCCGGCATGAATCCCCGCGAATTCGCCACCATCCTCAGCAACCGGCTGCAGGCCATTCCCGGGGTAACGGGCGTTGATATCGCCGGTCCCGGCTTCCTTAACATCACAGTCGATGCCGCTGCGGCCGGTGCCTTGGCCAAAGCCATTGTTGAGGCCGGTACCAGCTATGGGACAAACCAGGCCCTCGCGGGCCGCGTGGTCAACATGGAATTCGTTTCAGCCAATCCCACCGGTCCTTTGCACATCGGGCACACTCGCTGGGCTGCCTTAGGCGATTCGATCGCCCGTGTCCTCCGGGCTTCCGGTGCCGACGTCACCGCCGAGTACTACATCAACGACGCCGGTTCGCAGATGAACGTCTTCGCCAACTCCGTGCTTTCGCGGCTGCACGGCCGTGGAGTCCCCGAAGGCGGCTACCCGGGCGAGTACATCCGGGAACTCGGCGACGAGGTTCTGAAAGCCCACCCGGATGTCCGCGAACTGACGGACGAGGCCGCGCTGCCGGTCATCCGCGCTGCGGCCTACGAGGCCCAGATGGCGGACATCAAGACCACGCTGGCCGGGTTTGGCGTGGAGTTCGATGTCTTCTTCTCCGAGAAGGAACTGCACGACGCCGGTGCGATCGAATCCGCCGTGGCGCGCCTTCGCGAGCAGGGCCACGTGTTCGACGACGGCGGTGCCGTCTGGTTGCGCACCACCGATTTCGGCGACGACAAAGACCGCGTCATGATCCGTGCCAACGGCGAACCGACCTACTTTGCAGCGGACGCCGCGTACTACCTGTCCAAGAAGGACCGCGGGTTCACCGAGAAGATCTACCTGCTCGGCGCGGACCACCACGGGTACATCAACCGTTTGAAGGCCATTGCCGCGTGTGCCGGTGACGACCCCGAAGTCAACATTGAGGTCCTGATCGGCCAGCTGGTGTCCGTCAACGGCGCCAAGCTGTCCAAGCGTGCGGGCAACATCATTGAGCTCAAGGACCTCATTTCCTGGCTCGGCAAGGACGCTGTCCGCTACTCCCTGGCCCGCTTCCCCGCAGATTCCCCCCTGACCCTGGACCCGGAACTGTTAAAGAAGCACAGCAACGAGAACCCAGTGTTCTACGTGCAGTACGCCCACGCCCGCTCCCGCGGTACGGCGCGGAACGCCGAGGAGGCCGGCGTGGACCGTTCTGTCTTCGACGCGTCGCTGCTGGACCACGCCACGGAAAACGAGTTGCTCTCCTACTTGGGCAGCTACCCCTCAATCGTTGCGAAAGCTGCCGAACTGCGGGAACCCCACCGGGTGGCCCGCCACCTCGAGGTCATCGCCGGCGCCTACCACCGCTGGTACGACGCCTGCCGTGTCTCACCCCAGGGCGACGAACCCGTCCAGGACGTCAACCGCACCCGCCTGTGGTTGAACGACGCCACCAGCCAGGTGCTGGCCAACGGACTCGAACTGCTGGGCGTCTCGGCGCCGGAACGGATGTAG
- the thrB gene encoding homoserine kinase, with the protein MESTQPTATDRALVAAGQLLTVKVPGTSANLGPGYDSLGLALSIYDTLTVETLGTGELEFELSGEGADTLPRDASHLVVRAIDLALDRLGFQRSGLKITAVNVNPHGRGLGSSASAVVAAVTAANALVPEESRQDRDWILQLTSEIEGHPDNVAPAIFGGLALSWQDSEQYSSTRADVAPDVIPVVAVPDYELSTETARGLLPASVGHHAAAMNSGRAALLIHALTAQPEFLLPGTEDYLHQSYRAQAMRPSADLISALRSAGHAAVVSGAGPTVMVLANGEREAATVAEFIGAFTAANTPDVGWRVMTLAVDVQGARVEVHRR; encoded by the coding sequence GTGGAATCAACGCAGCCCACCGCGACCGATCGTGCACTCGTCGCGGCAGGCCAGCTGCTGACCGTCAAGGTGCCCGGTACGAGTGCCAACCTGGGCCCCGGCTACGACAGCCTCGGCTTGGCCTTGTCCATTTACGACACCTTGACGGTGGAAACCCTTGGCACCGGAGAGCTCGAGTTCGAGCTCTCCGGTGAAGGGGCCGATACCCTCCCTCGCGATGCCAGTCATTTGGTGGTCCGGGCCATCGACTTGGCGCTGGATCGCCTGGGCTTCCAGCGTTCGGGCCTGAAAATTACGGCTGTCAACGTCAATCCCCATGGCCGGGGGCTTGGCTCGTCCGCGTCGGCCGTCGTCGCGGCCGTGACGGCCGCCAATGCCTTGGTTCCCGAGGAATCCCGGCAGGACCGCGACTGGATCCTGCAGCTGACCAGTGAGATCGAAGGTCACCCGGACAACGTCGCACCGGCGATTTTCGGCGGACTGGCGCTGTCATGGCAGGACAGCGAGCAGTACAGCAGCACCCGCGCCGACGTGGCACCCGACGTGATCCCAGTGGTGGCCGTGCCCGATTACGAACTGTCCACTGAAACTGCCCGCGGCCTGCTCCCGGCATCCGTTGGCCATCACGCGGCAGCAATGAACTCCGGACGCGCAGCCCTGCTCATCCACGCACTGACTGCGCAGCCTGAGTTCCTGCTCCCGGGCACTGAAGACTACCTCCACCAGAGCTACCGCGCGCAGGCAATGCGCCCCAGCGCGGATCTCATTTCGGCGCTGCGTTCCGCGGGGCATGCAGCTGTCGTATCGGGCGCCGGCCCCACCGTGATGGTGCTGGCTAACGGCGAACGCGAAGCCGCCACAGTTGCTGAATTCATTGGGGCATTCACGGCGGCCAACACACCCGACGTCGGCTGGCGTGTGATGACGCTGGCCGTAGACGTTCAAGGTGCTAGAGTGGAAGTGCACCGCCGGTAA
- the lysA gene encoding diaminopimelate decarboxylase, translated as MNTNAAHASPLAPDWLAVPEDLNALQSPMWAAGVEKNDAGEVTIDGLAVSALKEQFGTPLFVMSESDFRSRARAFKDAFDEAFADICGGVDVYYAGKSFLCTAVATWVAEEGLRLDTCSGGELAVAARAGIEGPNLGLHGNNKSDAEINRALDMSLGRIVVDSLDELERVAKIASSRGETAKVMLRLTPGVHAHTHEFIATAHEDQKFGLSMAGDSTDEAGLSAAEEAVAAATAYDSIELLGLHCHIGSQIFEPDGFALAAEKLLGFLAAMQAKYSITLPELDLGGGYGIAYTPVDTPRPAAEIAQAMADVVRSTCVQLGITAPRISIEPGRAIVGSSTFTLYEVGTLKTVRVDVPESETGEGNVTYPRRYVSVDGGMSDNARPVLYDADYSAILASRDSTAAPQLSRVVGKHCESGDIVVRDVYLPADVAAGDLLAVPGTGAYCWALSSNYNYLARPGVVAVRDGAARLIVRGETEEDLLNRDMGVANV; from the coding sequence ATGAACACAAACGCTGCACACGCTTCACCGCTCGCTCCGGATTGGTTGGCCGTCCCCGAGGACCTCAACGCCCTGCAGTCGCCCATGTGGGCTGCCGGCGTGGAGAAGAACGACGCCGGCGAGGTCACCATCGACGGCCTTGCTGTCAGTGCGCTGAAGGAACAATTCGGTACACCACTGTTCGTCATGAGCGAGTCGGATTTCCGATCCCGCGCCAGGGCGTTCAAGGACGCCTTCGACGAAGCTTTCGCTGACATCTGCGGGGGAGTGGACGTCTACTACGCAGGGAAGTCCTTCCTGTGCACTGCAGTGGCCACCTGGGTGGCTGAAGAGGGCCTCCGCCTGGACACCTGTTCCGGGGGTGAGCTTGCAGTTGCCGCCCGTGCGGGGATCGAGGGTCCCAACCTTGGGCTGCACGGCAACAACAAATCCGACGCGGAAATCAACCGTGCCCTGGACATGTCCCTTGGCCGGATCGTGGTGGATAGCCTCGATGAACTGGAACGGGTGGCAAAGATCGCCTCCAGCCGGGGCGAAACAGCCAAAGTCATGCTGCGGCTGACCCCGGGCGTTCACGCCCACACCCATGAGTTCATTGCCACTGCCCACGAGGACCAGAAGTTCGGCCTCTCCATGGCGGGGGACTCCACCGACGAAGCAGGGCTCTCGGCAGCAGAAGAGGCAGTGGCTGCGGCCACCGCCTACGACAGCATCGAGCTGCTGGGCCTGCACTGCCACATCGGCTCACAGATTTTCGAGCCTGACGGCTTTGCCTTGGCTGCGGAGAAACTCCTCGGTTTCCTTGCTGCCATGCAGGCGAAATACTCCATCACGCTTCCCGAACTGGACCTCGGCGGAGGTTACGGCATCGCCTACACACCTGTGGACACGCCCCGGCCGGCCGCCGAGATCGCGCAGGCCATGGCCGACGTCGTTCGTTCCACGTGTGTCCAACTGGGCATCACTGCGCCACGGATCTCCATCGAACCAGGACGCGCAATTGTGGGAAGCAGTACCTTCACGCTCTATGAAGTTGGCACGCTCAAAACCGTCCGTGTCGACGTCCCGGAGAGTGAAACAGGGGAGGGGAACGTTACGTATCCGCGGCGCTATGTGTCGGTGGACGGCGGGATGAGCGACAACGCCCGTCCGGTGCTGTACGACGCGGATTATTCGGCAATTTTGGCTTCACGCGACTCCACGGCCGCTCCGCAGCTGTCCCGCGTAGTGGGCAAACATTGCGAGAGCGGCGACATAGTTGTTAGAGATGTATATCTGCCCGCGGATGTGGCAGCCGGTGATTTGCTCGCAGTACCGGGTACCGGCGCCTACTGCTGGGCCCTCTCCAGCAACTACAACTACCTGGCCCGGCCTGGCGTTGTCGCTGTACGCGACGGAGCCGCCCGGCTGATTGTCCGCGGGGAAACCGAAGAAGATCTCTTGAACCGCGACATGGGAGTGGCGAATGTCTGA